The following DNA comes from Cellulophaga sp. HaHa_2_95.
ATACTCCATTATGTGCGGTATATAACGCTTTTAAAAGCTTAGATTGCGTTTTAAAATTCATAACCGATTTCGGTTTTTTAGCTTCCGATAAGCTAATTACCATAGTAGGCTCCGTTACGAATAGTTCTTCTTTAATTGTCTTTGACCATTGTTCAAAATCTTTCTCAAAATCTTTAACACGTCCTTTCTTAACACTAACAACAGCGACACTCTCTCTTGGAATAGCATTACGTAAACTACCGCCATTGATACTAGAGATTCTAAGTTTATACTTGCCCGCTCCTAAGAATAAGATGCGGTTCATGATTTTATTTGCGTTTCCTAGACCTTTGTGAATATCCATTCCGCTATGGCCACCCGTAAGTCCCTTAACGTTTAATTCAAAAGATACTGTCCCCATTGGCGTAGAACGTTCTTTGTATTTGCGCTTAGCCGTTACATCAATACCTCCCGCACAACCTATGTCTATTTCATCATCTTCCTCGGTATCTAAATTAAGTAAAATAGCTCCTTTTAGAACTCCGCCTTTTAATCCCATAGCACCGGTCATACCTGTTTCTTCGTCAATTGTAAAAAGGGCCTCTAACGCAGGGTGATCAATAGTAGTACTTTCTAATAGCGCCATAATGGTAGCTACTCCCATACCGTTATCTGCGCCTAAGGTGGTACCTTTTGCTTTTACCCAATCATCGGCGATAACCATTTCTATACCTTGGGTATCAAAATCAAAAATAGTATCGTTATTTTTTTGATGCACCATATCTAGATGAGACTGGAGTGTCACCATTTTACGTTTTTCAAAACCTTTGGTTGCTGGCTTTCTGATAATAACGTTCCCTACTTCATCTTTAAAAGTTTCAAAACCTAGACTCTTTCCAAAATCTAACATAAATGCAATAACGCGCTCCTCTTTTTTAGAAGGTCTCGGTACGGCATTTAAATCTGCAAATTTATTCCAAACAGCTTTTGGCTCTAATTGTCTTATCTCTTTACTCATATTTATTTTTATCTTCCTCAAAAATACGGATACTTAAAGAATACCTTATTTTTGAATGTATATTTTTTTAACAACCTGAATGAATAATAGACTTAAAAACGTAATTGCCTTATCTTTACCCCTGCAAATTTTCTTAGTGCGATGGCTTAGCAATTATCCGGAGTATATTGAAATCTACTTTAGCACAGGTATCTACCGCTATACTTCTACGTTTTTTAGATTGATTTTAGGTTGGGTACCTTTCTCCGTTGGCGATATCATATATGCCTTTTTAATTGTTTACGCCATTAGATACCTTGTTGTTAAAAGAAAATACATTTGGACTCATAAATTAGTATTTTTAAGAAATATAGCTATGGTACTCGCTGTAGCCTATTTTACATTTAATCTCTCTTGGGGTTTAAACTACCACAGAGAACCTATTTCAAAAAAACTAGCCCTTACCGAAAAATGCACTAAAGAAGAGTTGGTGTCTTTTGTTGATGCTTTGATTCTGAAAACAAATCAAACTCAAATGCGCATTGTGGGTGACTCTTCTAAAATTGTTACAAACAACTTCACTAATAAGGAATTGTTTACCAAAACAATTGAGGGCTATACCCAATTAGAAAAAACACATCCTTTCTTATCCTATACCCATTACAGCATCAAGGAATCTTTATTCAGTTATCCATTAAGTTATATGGGCTATGGTGGCTATTTAAATCCGTTTACCAATGAAGCCCAAGTAAACGCACTCATTCCATCCTTCCGATTTCCAGTAGTAAGTGGTCATGAGATTGGCCATCAATTAGGATATTCGGCAGAAAACGAGACAAATCTAATAGGCTACATTGTCACATTAAATAATGAAGATATTCAATTCAAATATTCGGCATACGCTTACGCTCTTAGTTATTGCTTAAGTAATATTAAAGAAAACGATCCTGAACTATTCACCTCCTTAATTGCCAAGGTTAATGGTGGGGTACTACAAAATTACGAAGCCATGAATGCCTTTTGGTTGGGATATGAAAACATCACGGAACCTGTTTTCAAAGCCATTTTTAATTCTTTTCTTAAAGCAAACAAACAAAATGATGGAATTAAAAGTTATAGTAAAGTGGTTTATTTAATGGTAAGTTATCATCAAAAATATCCCCTTTAAAATACCTATCTCAAAAATTAGTTCGCATTTTTTAGCAAGTACCTATAACGTTCCCAATAATCTGTTAAAAATAATCCAAACACCTGTGTAGGTTATCAATTTAACTTATTTTTAAGAAGACTAATTAACTAAAACTACATATATGAAAATGCGATTACTCGTGCTCACCTTCCTATGGTGCAGCAGTTATTTATTTGCGCAAGATTATTTTCCGAAAAATGATGGCGTAAAATCTAAAAACAACAACTACACGGCTTTTACCAATGCTAAAATTTTTGTGACCCCAACGCAAATTATTGAGAATGGGACCCTTTTAATTCAGAATGGCAAGGTGGTTCAAGCCGGAAAAACGGTATCCATCCCAAAAAATGCAGTAACTATTGATGTAAGTGGTAAATCTATCTACCCCTCTTTTATTGATGTATATTCAGATTTTGGTATCGAAAAACCCAAAAGACCAAGCAGACGTGGACGTACGGCAGAATACGAACCTTCAAGAGAAGGCTTTTATTGGAATGATCATATCATGCCCGAAACGAATAGCATCGCTGCTTTTAAATACGATAGCAAAAAAGCAAAAGGCTTATTAGAGGCTGGTTTCGGCGTTGTTAATTCACACCTTCAAGATGGTATTGCTAGAGGTACTGGAGTATTAATTGCCCTTAACACAGAAGGTACTGATGCTAACCGCGTACTAGATGATAGATCTGCTCAGTATTTTTCTTTTGAGCGAAGTGTGATAAAAAATCAATCATATCCAACTTCCTTAATGGGAACTACGGCCTTATTACGCCAAATGTATAGTGATATGAATTGGTATGCTCAAGGAAAATCTGATACCAAAGACCGTTCTTTAGAGGCCTTGATTGCGAATAAAAATCTAGTGCAAATTTTTGAAGCTAAAGATAGAGGTAATGATTTACTAGCCGATCAAATTGGCGATGCATATGGCATACAATATGCTATAGTTGCCGGCGGTGATGAATACGAAAACATGGCCGAAATAAAAGCTACAGGTGCAAAATATATTCTGCCTTTAAATTTTCCAGACGCTTATGATGTTTCTAATCCTTACCAAGCAGGTTATGTTTCTTTAGAAGACATGCGTAATTGGAACCAAGCTCCTTTGAATCCTAAAATGATGGCGGATAACGGGATTTCTTTTTCTATTACGATGCACGATTCAAAATCTGCCGCAAAGTTCAAAGAAAATTTAATGAAAGCTATCACCTACGGCCTTTCAAAAACAAAAGCCTTGGAAGCCCTAACTACCGTACCCGCGGCCATCTTAGGCAAAAGTTCTAAAATTGGAACCTTACAAGCGGGTAGCTATGCAAATTTTTTAATTACTTCTGGTGATGTGTTTGAAAAAAGCACCACCTTATATGAAAACTGGGTAC
Coding sequences within:
- a CDS encoding DUF3810 domain-containing protein, which translates into the protein MNNRLKNVIALSLPLQIFLVRWLSNYPEYIEIYFSTGIYRYTSTFFRLILGWVPFSVGDIIYAFLIVYAIRYLVVKRKYIWTHKLVFLRNIAMVLAVAYFTFNLSWGLNYHREPISKKLALTEKCTKEELVSFVDALILKTNQTQMRIVGDSSKIVTNNFTNKELFTKTIEGYTQLEKTHPFLSYTHYSIKESLFSYPLSYMGYGGYLNPFTNEAQVNALIPSFRFPVVSGHEIGHQLGYSAENETNLIGYIVTLNNEDIQFKYSAYAYALSYCLSNIKENDPELFTSLIAKVNGGVLQNYEAMNAFWLGYENITEPVFKAIFNSFLKANKQNDGIKSYSKVVYLMVSYHQKYPL
- a CDS encoding aminoacyl-histidine dipeptidase — translated: MSKEIRQLEPKAVWNKFADLNAVPRPSKKEERVIAFMLDFGKSLGFETFKDEVGNVIIRKPATKGFEKRKMVTLQSHLDMVHQKNNDTIFDFDTQGIEMVIADDWVKAKGTTLGADNGMGVATIMALLESTTIDHPALEALFTIDEETGMTGAMGLKGGVLKGAILLNLDTEEDDEIDIGCAGGIDVTAKRKYKERSTPMGTVSFELNVKGLTGGHSGMDIHKGLGNANKIMNRILFLGAGKYKLRISSINGGSLRNAIPRESVAVVSVKKGRVKDFEKDFEQWSKTIKEELFVTEPTMVISLSEAKKPKSVMNFKTQSKLLKALYTAHNGVYTMSAAIDDLVETSNNVARVLVEDGKIHIGCLTRSSVNSSKLDLASALQSAFELADCKVTLSGDYPGWNPNPNSAILEVLKVQYKKVFKEEPKVVACHAGLECGILGQNYPDLDMISYGPTIKGAHSPDERVSISSVQKFWKFTLDILKNIPE